Proteins encoded within one genomic window of Odocoileus virginianus isolate 20LAN1187 ecotype Illinois chromosome 2, Ovbor_1.2, whole genome shotgun sequence:
- the LOC110151824 gene encoding high mobility group nucleosome-binding domain-containing protein 3, whose product MPKRKSPENTEGKDGSKVTKQEPTRRSARLSAKPAPPKPEPKPRKTSAKKEPATKVSKGVKGKKEEKQEAGKEGTAAPAENGDTQAEEAQKTESVANEGE is encoded by the coding sequence ATGCCGAAGAGAAAGTCTCCAGAAAATACAGAGGGCAAGGATGGATCCAAAGTAACTAAACAGGAGCCCACCAGACGGTCTGCCAGGTTGTCAGCGAAACCTGCTCCCCCCAAACCTGAACCTAAACCAAGAAAAACATCTGCTAAGAAAGAACCAGCAACAAAGGTTAGCAAAGGTGTtaaagggaagaaggaggagaagcaggaagcTGGGAAGGAAGGTACCGCAGCACCGGCTGAAAATGGTGACACTCAAGCTGAAGAGGCACAGAAAACTGAATCTGTAGCTAACGAGGGAGAATGA